In a genomic window of Gemmatimonadetes bacterium T265:
- a CDS encoding glycosyl transferase, with protein MLSDPVGAPPALRPTPVTPLPLAPRAAAPRPAASDAPRRSVALVCEAASGGAGKHVLDLAEGLPALGWDVLLVYAPGREGHGFRERVARHAAYGYAVATVDVGRAPGPRDVVGVWQLRRAIRRFAGGRRVDVLHGHSSKGGALARLARAGCARRVVYTPHAYYTMSPALGAPARRVYAAVESGLARLTDRTIAVSAPEVEHGLALGIPSARIALVENGIALWSAEEAARRRADARAALGVAPGDVVVGYLGRLAAQKAPDLALAVFHAVTAQRAAERQLGRAGARGEAPGGGRVRCVLAGDGPDAATVRAMIAGLGLEDAVTWLPAALGADVIPAFDVFLMTSRYESAPYTVLEALNAGAIVVTTDVGGVASCVVDGRTGYLVASPPNVPWGATQVVSALAARVVALCNAPDARAAMQARARAHAARFALDDMLRRTAAVYDALEYDVVDAGAAAGAPVRRTTEPAAPVARGRREAA; from the coding sequence GCGCCGCGTCCGGCGGCGTCCGACGCGCCGCGGCGCTCGGTCGCGCTCGTCTGCGAGGCCGCCAGCGGCGGCGCGGGCAAGCACGTGCTCGACCTCGCCGAGGGGCTGCCCGCGCTCGGCTGGGACGTGCTGCTCGTCTACGCCCCGGGGCGCGAGGGGCACGGCTTCCGCGAGCGCGTCGCCCGGCACGCGGCGTACGGCTACGCCGTCGCGACGGTCGACGTGGGGCGGGCGCCCGGCCCTCGCGACGTGGTCGGCGTCTGGCAGCTCCGCCGGGCGATCCGCCGGTTCGCCGGCGGGCGCCGCGTCGACGTGCTGCACGGGCACTCGTCGAAGGGCGGCGCGCTCGCGCGGCTCGCGCGCGCCGGGTGCGCGCGGCGCGTCGTCTACACGCCGCACGCGTACTACACGATGTCGCCGGCGCTCGGCGCGCCCGCGCGGCGGGTCTACGCCGCGGTCGAGTCCGGGCTGGCGCGGCTCACCGACCGCACGATCGCCGTCTCGGCCCCCGAGGTCGAGCATGGCCTGGCGTTAGGCATTCCCTCCGCGCGCATCGCGCTCGTCGAGAACGGGATCGCGCTCTGGTCGGCGGAGGAGGCCGCGCGCCGGCGGGCGGACGCGCGCGCCGCGCTCGGCGTCGCGCCGGGCGACGTGGTCGTCGGGTACCTCGGGCGGCTCGCGGCGCAGAAGGCGCCCGACCTCGCGCTGGCCGTGTTCCACGCCGTCACGGCGCAGCGCGCGGCCGAACGCCAGCTCGGGCGCGCCGGCGCGCGCGGCGAGGCGCCCGGCGGCGGGCGGGTCCGCTGCGTGCTCGCCGGCGACGGGCCCGACGCGGCGACGGTGCGCGCGATGATCGCGGGCCTCGGGCTCGAGGACGCGGTGACGTGGCTGCCCGCCGCGCTCGGCGCCGACGTGATCCCCGCGTTCGACGTCTTCCTCATGACGAGCCGGTACGAGTCGGCGCCGTACACGGTGCTCGAGGCGCTCAACGCGGGCGCGATCGTCGTGACGACCGACGTCGGGGGCGTGGCCTCGTGCGTCGTCGACGGCCGGACCGGGTACCTCGTTGCGTCACCGCCTAACGTGCCGTGGGGCGCGACGCAGGTCGTGTCGGCGCTCGCCGCGCGGGTCGTCGCGCTCTGCAACGCACCCGACGCCCGGGCGGCGATGCAGGCGCGCGCGCGGGCGCACGCCGCCCGCTTCGCGCTCGACGACATGCTCCGGCGGACGGCCGCCGTCTACGACGCGCTCGAGTACGACGTGGTCGATGCCGGGGCCGCCGCGGGCGCGCCCGTGCGGCGGACGACGGAGCCGGCCGCGCCGGTCGCCCGCGGGCGCCGGGAGGCCGCGTGA